Proteins encoded within one genomic window of Gemmatimonas sp.:
- a CDS encoding nitroreductase: MNVFDAIAARRSVRKFTDRTPTQAELEQLLQAAVLAPNHRLTNPWRFYVLGPEARAAYGLALGNRKAKKATDEAHAETIRRNTSDEHRAQPCMLLVAMVQNENAEIREEDYASTMMATQNICLAATAIGLGTHIRSGAIMDDPAARAAGGVPEGERIIAVLTVGEPLETPDAKARRAVTDVTQWRD, from the coding sequence ATGAACGTTTTCGACGCCATCGCCGCCCGCCGCTCCGTTCGCAAGTTCACCGACCGCACGCCCACCCAGGCGGAGCTGGAGCAGTTGCTGCAGGCGGCCGTCCTGGCGCCGAACCACCGCCTCACGAATCCGTGGCGCTTCTACGTGCTCGGCCCTGAGGCACGCGCGGCGTACGGTCTGGCGCTGGGCAACCGCAAGGCCAAGAAGGCGACCGACGAGGCTCATGCCGAGACGATCCGTCGCAACACGAGCGATGAACACCGCGCGCAGCCGTGCATGCTGCTGGTGGCGATGGTGCAGAACGAAAACGCCGAAATTCGCGAAGAAGACTACGCGTCGACGATGATGGCCACGCAGAACATCTGTCTGGCCGCGACCGCGATCGGACTCGGCACGCACATCCGTTCTGGCGCGATCATGGATGACCCGGCCGCACGTGCGGCGGGTGGTGTACCCGAAGGCGAGCGTATCATTGCCGTCCTGACGGTTGGGGAGCCGCTGGAAACGCCCGACGCCAAGGCGCGTCGTGCGGTAACGGACGTGACGCAGTGGCGCGACTGA